A window of the Lactuca sativa cultivar Salinas chromosome 5, Lsat_Salinas_v11, whole genome shotgun sequence genome harbors these coding sequences:
- the LOC111912685 gene encoding zinc transporter 6, chloroplastic, with product MTLCAVDSARALACRDGHAAATLKLISMFVIFFTSVVGISAPVMLARVFHGKPLYDKAILIIKCFAAGVILSTSLVHVLPDAYDALADCQVSSHHPWKDFPFSGLITLIGVLTALLVDLTATSHVDGYSHGHVHGSKEVTAYTRIGDSEDVRKSVVEIEVVEAGEERRRLKDEEEMVKMKQRMVSQVLEIGIIFHSVIIGVTMGMSQNQCTIKPLVAALAFHQIFEGMGLGGCIAQAGFKIGTTAYMCLMFSVTTPMGIMLGMILFSITGYDDSNPNALILEGLLGSLSSGILIYMGLVDLIALDFFHNKLMSSETWLKKASFLALVLGSTSMSILALWA from the exons ATGACTTTGTGCGCCGTAGACTCCGCCAGAGCACTTGCATGTCGCGACGGCCATGCGGCGGCGACGCTCAAGCTGATCTCAATGTTCGTTATATTTTTCACAAGCGTCGTCGGAATATCGGCGCCGGTGATGCTTGCTCGTGTGTTTCACGGCAAGCCTCTATACGATAAAGCAATTTTGATCATTAAATGTTTCGCGGCGGGAGTCATTTTATCTACCTCACTTGTTCACGTGCTTCCGGATGCGTACGACGCACTTGCGGATTGTCAGGTATCATCGCATCATCCATGGAAGGATTTCCCGTTCTCCGGTCTGATTACATTGATCGGGGTATTGACGGCGCTGTTAGTGGATTTAACGGCGACTTCGCACGTTGATGGATACAGTCACGGACACGTACATGGAAGCAAGGAGGTTACCGCTTACACGCGGATAGGAGACAGCGAGGACGTGAGAAAATCGGTGGTGGAGATAGAGGTTGTGGAAGCGGGGGAGGAGAGACGGCGGTTGAAGGATGAAGAGGAGATGGTGAAGATGAAACAGAGAATGGTATCGCAAGTACTGGAAATAGGGATTATCTTCCATTCGGTGATTATCGGAGTAAcgatggggatgtcacagaaccAGTGCACGATTAAACCGTTGGTGGCGGCGTTGGCGTTCCATCAGATCTTCGAAGGGATGGGCCTCGGCGGTTGCATCGCTCAG GCGGGATTCAAAATTGGGACAACTGCATATATGTGTTTGATGTTTTCAGTGACAACACCAATGGGGATCATGTTGGGTATGATTCTGTTCTCAATTACAGGATATGATGATAGCAACCCAAATGCATTAATTCTTGAAGGACTTTTGGGTTCATTGTCTTCAGGGATTTTGATATACATGGGTCTGGTGGACCTCATTGCTCTTGATTTCTTTCATAATAAGCTAATGAGCTCTGAAACATGGTTAAAAAAGGCATCTTTTTTAGCCCTGGTTCTTGGCTCCACTTCCATGTCTATTCTTGCTCTTTGGGCTTAA
- the LOC111912666 gene encoding 6-phosphofructo-2-kinase/fructose-2,6-bisphosphatase isoform X1 — protein MGTGSSINLDTSDDHAGGQLYVSLKMESYSPKGDLVPHVFGSAPLVGSWDPSKALPMERESSSMWQLSFVASPNHDTLDFKFLLKSKDTNELCIVEEGPNRQFMGGTLQGVTRLALFRLTTDEVLEYRVCIKADRVSPFDLAASWRAYQENLEPSTVRGIPDVSINALPEDSENGMSSSLDLDLEQYVVPTPSTPVVYAANLTENPRSLKHNKESTKGDVGVSNDLQTTIKEREVATKAHGMVESKSVGTFSPLEKENSEEGVFVDRGVGSSRLVKSASATHLPASEAKNSMPAAAGAVAAAAVADQMLGPKEDMHLAIVLVGLPARGKTFTAAKLTRYLRWLGHDTKHFNVGKYRRLKHGANQSADFFRGDNPEGMEARNEVAALAMDDMIAWMQEGGQVGIFDATNSTSQRRNMLMKMAEGKCKIIFLETICTDPQIIERNIRLKIQQSPDYAEEPDFEAGYQDFKRRLDNYEKMYEPVNEGSYIKMIDMASGQGGQIQVNNLGGYLPGRIVFFLVNTHLTPRPILLTRHGESRDNVRGRIGGDTVLSEKGEVYAKKLSNFVEKRLKNERAASIWTSTLQRTILTANQIGGFPKIQWRALDEINAGVCDGMTYEEIKKNMPDEYESRKKDKLRYRYPRGESYLDVIQRLEPVIIELERQRAPVVVVSHQAVLRALYAYFADRPLKEIPHIEMPLHTIIEIQMGVTGVQEKRYKLMD, from the exons ATGGGAACTGGTTCATCAATTAACCTTGATACCAGCGACGATCATGCCGGTGGTCAACTCTATGTATCTCTCAAGATGGAGAGTTACAGTCCCAAAGGAGACCTTGTTCCTCACGTCTTCGGTTCTGCCCCTCTCGTCGGCTCTTGGGACCCCTCCAAAGCT CTTCCGATGGAGCGAGAGTCATCCTCAATGTGGCAATTAAGCTTTGTTGCCTCTCCCAATCATG ACACATTGGACTTCAAGTTTTTATTGAAGTCAAAGGATACCAACGAACTATGCATAGTAGAAGAAGGTCCAAACAGGCAATTCATGGGTGGGACCTTGCAAGGGGTTACAAGGTTGGCTCTATTTAGGCTAAccactgatgaagttcttgagTACAGGGTTTGTATTAAAGCAGATAGGGTTTCACCCTTTGATCTGGCTGCTAGTTGGAGAGCTTATCAAGAAAATCTTGAACCCTCAACTGTGCGTGGGATTCCTGATGTTAGTATAAATGCATTGCCCGAAGATAGTGAG AATGGCATGTCatcaagtttggatcttgatCTTGAACAATATGTAGTCCCAACTCCATCGACTCCTGTGGTATATGCTGCAAATTTGACAGAGAATCCAAGATCTTTGAAGCATAACAAGGAGTCTACTAAAGGTGATGTGGGTGTTTCTAATGATCTGCAAACAACCATAAAG GAAAGGGAAGTTGCTACTAAAGCTCATGGTATGGTTGAGTCAAAATCTGTGGGAACATTTTCACCATTAGAGAAGGAAAATAGTGAAGAAGGAGTTTTTGTGGATAGAGGTGTTGGATCTTCTCGGTTAGTGAAATCCGCAAGTGCAACCCACTTGCCTGCTTCAGAAGCCAAG AACTCAATGCCGGCTGCTGCTGGAGCTGTTGCAGCTGCAGCTGTTGCTGATCAAATGCTTGGACCCAAAGAAGATATGCATCTCGCCATTGTCTTG GTGGGGTTGCCAGCTCGTGGCAAAACTTTTACAGCTGCTAAACTTACAAGGTATCTCCGTTGGTTAGGTCACGACACTAAACATTTCAATGTTGGAAAg TATCGACGCCTTAAGCATGGAGCTAACCAG AGTGCTGATTTTTTTCGAGGTGACAATCCGGAAGGCATGGAGGCTCGAAATGAG GTAGCTGCTTTGGCAATGGATGACATGATAGCCTGGATGCAAGAAGGTGGCCAA GTAGGGATATTTGATGCTACAAACAGCACTAGTCAAAGAAGGAATATGCTTATGAAAATGGCTGAAGGAAAATGCAAG ATCATCTTTCTGGAAACAATATGTACTGATCCACAGATTATTGAAAGAAACATACGCCTCAAGATTCAACAGAGTCCAGATTATGCAGAAga GCCTGATTTTGAAGCTGGATATCAGGACTTCAAAAGGCGACTTGATAATTATGAAAAG ATGTATGAGCCAGTGAATGAAGGATCATATATTAAAATGATTGATATGGCAAGTGGTCAAGGTGGACAGATACAA gtgAATAATCTCGGTGGTTATCTTCCTGGGAGGATTGTGTTTTTCTTG GTGAATACGCATTTGACACCACGTCCGATTTTGCTTACGAGGCATGGTGAAAGTCGTGATAATGTCAGAGGAAGAATAGGTGGTGACACGGTTTTGAg TGAGAAAGGTGAGGTTTATGCTAAGAAACTTTCCAACTTTGTGGAAAAGCGACTCAAAAATGAACGTGCTGCTTCT ATATGGACAAGCACATTGCAAAGAACAATATTGACAGCTAATCAAATTGGGGGGTTCCCAAAG aTACAATGGCGTGCACTTGATGAGATAAATGCTGGTGTATGCGATGGAATGACATATGAAGAAATAAAAAAGAACATGCCCGATGAATACGA ATCACGCAAGAAGGATAAATTGAGGTATCGATACCCTCGTGGCGAGTCTTATTTAGATGTAATACAAAG GTTGGAGCCCGTGATCATCGAGCTTGAACGCCAACGGGCTCCCGTTGTGGTTGTATCTCACCAG GCTGTTTTGAGAGCTTTATATGCATATTTTGCTGATAGACCTTTGAAAGAAATTCCACACATTGAG atGCCATTGCATACAATAATCGAGATACAAATGGGAGTCACTGGTGTTCAAGAGAAACGATACAAGCTCATGGATTGA
- the LOC111912666 gene encoding 6-phosphofructo-2-kinase/fructose-2,6-bisphosphatase isoform X2, whose product MVESKSVGTFSPLEKENSEEGVFVDRGVGSSRLVKSASATHLPASEAKNSMPAAAGAVAAAAVADQMLGPKEDMHLAIVLVGLPARGKTFTAAKLTRYLRWLGHDTKHFNVGKYRRLKHGANQSADFFRGDNPEGMEARNEVAALAMDDMIAWMQEGGQVGIFDATNSTSQRRNMLMKMAEGKCKIIFLETICTDPQIIERNIRLKIQQSPDYAEEPDFEAGYQDFKRRLDNYEKMYEPVNEGSYIKMIDMASGQGGQIQVNNLGGYLPGRIVFFLVNTHLTPRPILLTRHGESRDNVRGRIGGDTVLSEKGEVYAKKLSNFVEKRLKNERAASIWTSTLQRTILTANQIGGFPKIQWRALDEINAGVCDGMTYEEIKKNMPDEYESRKKDKLRYRYPRGESYLDVIQRLEPVIIELERQRAPVVVVSHQAVLRALYAYFADRPLKEIPHIEMPLHTIIEIQMGVTGVQEKRYKLMD is encoded by the exons ATGGTTGAGTCAAAATCTGTGGGAACATTTTCACCATTAGAGAAGGAAAATAGTGAAGAAGGAGTTTTTGTGGATAGAGGTGTTGGATCTTCTCGGTTAGTGAAATCCGCAAGTGCAACCCACTTGCCTGCTTCAGAAGCCAAG AACTCAATGCCGGCTGCTGCTGGAGCTGTTGCAGCTGCAGCTGTTGCTGATCAAATGCTTGGACCCAAAGAAGATATGCATCTCGCCATTGTCTTG GTGGGGTTGCCAGCTCGTGGCAAAACTTTTACAGCTGCTAAACTTACAAGGTATCTCCGTTGGTTAGGTCACGACACTAAACATTTCAATGTTGGAAAg TATCGACGCCTTAAGCATGGAGCTAACCAG AGTGCTGATTTTTTTCGAGGTGACAATCCGGAAGGCATGGAGGCTCGAAATGAG GTAGCTGCTTTGGCAATGGATGACATGATAGCCTGGATGCAAGAAGGTGGCCAA GTAGGGATATTTGATGCTACAAACAGCACTAGTCAAAGAAGGAATATGCTTATGAAAATGGCTGAAGGAAAATGCAAG ATCATCTTTCTGGAAACAATATGTACTGATCCACAGATTATTGAAAGAAACATACGCCTCAAGATTCAACAGAGTCCAGATTATGCAGAAga GCCTGATTTTGAAGCTGGATATCAGGACTTCAAAAGGCGACTTGATAATTATGAAAAG ATGTATGAGCCAGTGAATGAAGGATCATATATTAAAATGATTGATATGGCAAGTGGTCAAGGTGGACAGATACAA gtgAATAATCTCGGTGGTTATCTTCCTGGGAGGATTGTGTTTTTCTTG GTGAATACGCATTTGACACCACGTCCGATTTTGCTTACGAGGCATGGTGAAAGTCGTGATAATGTCAGAGGAAGAATAGGTGGTGACACGGTTTTGAg TGAGAAAGGTGAGGTTTATGCTAAGAAACTTTCCAACTTTGTGGAAAAGCGACTCAAAAATGAACGTGCTGCTTCT ATATGGACAAGCACATTGCAAAGAACAATATTGACAGCTAATCAAATTGGGGGGTTCCCAAAG aTACAATGGCGTGCACTTGATGAGATAAATGCTGGTGTATGCGATGGAATGACATATGAAGAAATAAAAAAGAACATGCCCGATGAATACGA ATCACGCAAGAAGGATAAATTGAGGTATCGATACCCTCGTGGCGAGTCTTATTTAGATGTAATACAAAG GTTGGAGCCCGTGATCATCGAGCTTGAACGCCAACGGGCTCCCGTTGTGGTTGTATCTCACCAG GCTGTTTTGAGAGCTTTATATGCATATTTTGCTGATAGACCTTTGAAAGAAATTCCACACATTGAG atGCCATTGCATACAATAATCGAGATACAAATGGGAGTCACTGGTGTTCAAGAGAAACGATACAAGCTCATGGATTGA
- the LOC111912650 gene encoding ran-binding protein 1 homolog a, which produces MASNDPEHKEEETVAAEDEDTGAQVAPIVKLEEVAVTTGEEDEDAILDLKAKLYRFDKDGNQWKERGAGSVKFLKHKQTGKVRLVMRQSKTLKICANHLVIPTMTVQEHAGNEKSCVWHAADFSDGELKDELFCIRFGSIDNCKKFMETFQEVAESQQGKEENKDASNAAGLLEKLSVGDEKKEEVKETEKAGESEEKKEVEAASST; this is translated from the exons ATGGCAAGCAACGATCCAGAGCACAAGGAGGAGGAAACCGTCGCAGCCGAAGACGAAGACACCGGAGCACAGGTCGCCCCGATCGTCAAACTTGAAGAAGTCGCTGTCACCACTGGGGAAGAAGACGAAGACGCTATTCTCGATCT TAAAGCCAAGTTATATCGGTTTGATAAGGATGGAAACCAGTGGAAAGAACGAGGTGCTGGTTCAGTTAAGTTCTTAAAGCACAAACAAACTGGAAAAGTTCGTCTCGTTATGCGTCAATCTAAAACCTTAAAGATCTGCGCCAATCATCTAG tTATACCTACCATGACTGTTCAAGAACACGCTGGAAACGAAAAGTCATGCGTGTGGCATGCTGCTGATTTTTCTGATGGCGAACTCAAGGATGAGCTTTTCTGCATTAGATTTGGATCAATTGACA ATTGCAAGAAGTTCATGGAAACGTTTCAAGAAGTGGCAGAGtcccaacaaggaaaagaagagaacaaaGACGCTTCAAATGCTGCTGGATTGCTTGAGAAGTTGAGTGTTGGAGATGAAAAGAAAGAGGAAGTGAAGGAGACTGAAAAAGCAGGTGAAtcagaagagaagaaagaagttgAAGCAGCTTCATCTACATAA